CCCAAATATTTCCAGGTAATAGAGGAATTGAAGATTATAACAGACATCAGTTTTCCGATATTGGCTGTGGGCATTTTGATTTACCTAAAAAACATGATTTCAGTGGCATGCATGGGAAGGCTAGGGAGCCTGGAGCTAGCAGGAGGTGCATTAGCCATTGGTTTCACTAACATTACAGGTTACTCTGTGCTTTCTGGCCTTGCCATGGGGATGGAGCCACTTTGTAGCCAAGCTTTTGGATCCAAAAACTTAGCCATGGTTTCTATAACACTACAAAGAACAATAATTTTGTTACTTTTTGCATCCATTCCAATTGGAATGTTATGGATGAAATTTGAGCCTCTCTTGCTATGGCTCCATCAAGAACCAGGAGCAGTACATATTGCAAGCCTGTATTGCCGATTGGCAGTCCCAGATCTCATTGCCAACAGCCTACTTCATCCCTTACGTATCTACTTACGCAGCAAAGGAACAACATGGCCACTGTTCTATTGCACCTTTCTGGCGACAATTCTACATTTTCCCATCACCATTTTCTTAACTTTCAATCACCGTTTCGGCATCAAGGGAATAGCAATTGCCACATCTATTGCAAACTTTAACACCTTGTTTTTCCTTTTAGTTTACATGCACCTCTTTCACGAAGAAATGAAGCCTTTATCTAAAGACAAGGCACCACCTTTAAAACAACTTAGTTTGACAAGTTCACCATGGAAGGAATGGGCTCTACTACTTAGAATGGCAATCTCCAGTTGCCTGGGTATTTGCTTAGAATGGTGGTGGTATGAGTTAATGACACTTCTAGCCGGTTACCTCCATAAATCTCATGTTGCTCTTGCGACATCTGCTATAGTAATACAAACCACGTCTCTTATGTACACATTGCCTTCAGCACTTAGTGCATCAATTTCAACCAGAGCAGGAAACGAGCTTGGAGCAGGTAGGCCACATAAGGCACGCTTGGCAACACTAGTAGTCATAGCATTGTCCTTTTTCACATCGACATTTGGCTTTCTGTTGACTACCTTAGGGAGAGGAGTATGGAGTAGGGTCTTTACCGATGATGATGACATTCTTAAGCTTACCATGGCTGTTCTACCCATTATCGGACTTTGTGAGCTAGCCAATTGTCCACAAACCACATGTTGTGGAGTCCTCCGAGGAACTGCTAGGCCAAGTATAGGTGCAGGCATAAATTTTTGCTCATTCTACTTGATAGGAACGCCTGTTGCAATAGCTTTGGCCTTTGCCTGGGAAATGGGATTTTCGGGTCTTTGTTATGGGCTTTTAGCGGCTCAGCTGGCATGTGTATCATCTATTTTAACAGTTGTTTGTAGAACAGACTGGGAGTACGAATCCTTGAGGGCAAAAGACTTGGTTGGCAAAGACGACGAAAATTTATATGCAGATTTAATAGGGAAATATGATGAAGGAAGAATAAGCTTATGAAGAAGGATGGATGGTAATTGTATTTTATTAGCGCAGAAGAAGAGTATTTCGGCCACAAGCTTATAGCGAGGTTATTATTAATCATTGTCCcttcaatttttaaatttaaatggcCAAGACACTCATCATGCAACTCACAGTAGtttaatatatgtttttataagGAAGAGAAATGATGCCACATCACAAAGTGTACTAGTATGGAGCAACATTATCTTTTGATTGATTGTAAAGCGAAAGCTACTTGAGATTGTAAATTTTGCAACTCTCTCTCCCCTCCCCAACCCTCTCTCCCTCTCTCCTTAATAAATGTGCCAATAATTGTAAATACTTGACAGAAAAAAATGCTACAAGATCCTTCTCTACACTTATTTCAAgtgtcaaaaaaatatttatacagTAAGTAGTCGTTACTCACAAGCCAATTTACATTATGCTGACATGCCCACAACAGAGGACTGCACTATTTTCACCTAATGAACACTCAATGAGTCATATTTCTGCCAATCAAATGGCAATACAAATGAATTATGAAAGAACAACATGACTCATGATGGATAGGGTTAACTGCTATGcacaaagaaaatgtttaagagGCATTAAAATTACCTCTTGGCTATTAAGCTCACCAGAGATAACCTCGTCACAATTTTCATTCGGTCCAAGTTAGGAGTCAGAAAACCCCCATCAGTTTTCCATCTGATCAAATCTCAAAGTACTAAAAGCATGGTTCTTTGAGGACCCATTCCCTCCACTTGGAATCTGCAGATATACCGTGTAGTTCAAAATCAAATACTGGAGACAATAGTTATAACCCAGGGATGCTAGTACTTCAGAAATTAAGAATCCATAAAGATAGGACAGAAATGAGGACCTAAACCACTCCTCTCCTCCCATTGTCCAAACGTTAGAGTCTTGCATCTCAATTTTCAACATCTTACACCCATTTTGCTTCAGATAGATTCCAATCATACTAACAACACATAGCACCGCCACGCTTCAGAAGTTACAATAATAACAACAATAGACAAAAATGCCAAAAAAAGAATCTCCACTAATTAACCAGCCCAAATACATTGCATTAGCTGGCAATAAACTCCACTCTGCATGAAACCCTTGAAAGACTTGAAAAATTATACTTCCCTCaatatttttcatcaaaataccAACTATTCCAAAGATCCTTAACCATAACCTAACATAATTGTCAACAAATTTGCATCTATTAACTAAAACCCATCAAGTTTTCAGCAAATTACATTAAACTATAAGAACCAGTACCATGAAAATTCCTCTTACAAACAAACAGCTATCTCACTACAACTTTCAACTTGCTTTGTTCAAGAAAACACTCGATCAAAGAA
This window of the Primulina tabacum isolate GXHZ01 chromosome 4, ASM2559414v2, whole genome shotgun sequence genome carries:
- the LOC142543330 gene encoding protein DETOXIFICATION 55-like, producing MAAAQTQKNPIMIEVIEELKIITDISFPILAVGILIYLKNMISVACMGRLGSLELAGGALAIGFTNITGYSVLSGLAMGMEPLCSQAFGSKNLAMVSITLQRTIILLLFASIPIGMLWMKFEPLLLWLHQEPGAVHIASLYCRLAVPDLIANSLLHPLRIYLRSKGTTWPLFYCTFLATILHFPITIFLTFNHRFGIKGIAIATSIANFNTLFFLLVYMHLFHEEMKPLSKDKAPPLKQLSLTSSPWKEWALLLRMAISSCLGICLEWWWYELMTLLAGYLHKSHVALATSAIVIQTTSLMYTLPSALSASISTRAGNELGAGRPHKARLATLVVIALSFFTSTFGFLLTTLGRGVWSRVFTDDDDILKLTMAVLPIIGLCELANCPQTTCCGVLRGTARPSIGAGINFCSFYLIGTPVAIALAFAWEMGFSGLCYGLLAAQLACVSSILTVVCRTDWEYESLRAKDLVGKDDENLYADLIGKYDEGRISL